In Equus quagga isolate Etosha38 chromosome 14, UCLA_HA_Equagga_1.0, whole genome shotgun sequence, one DNA window encodes the following:
- the HTATIP2 gene encoding oxidoreductase HTATIP2 has protein sequence MPGPAALSAAAAVAALVAALLLLRPEDAGPGSGSRMAETEALPKLREDFRMQNKSVFILGASGETGRVLLKEILEQSLFSKVTLIGRRKLTFDEDAYKNVNQEVVDFEKLEDYASAFEGHDVGFCCLGTTRSKAGAEGFVRVDRDYVLKSAELAKAGGCKHFNLLSSKGADNSSNFLYLQVKGEVEARVEELKFDRYSIFRPGVLLCDRQESRPGEWLVRKFFGSLPESWASRHSVPVVTVVRAMLNNAVRPGDGTTELLDNKAIHDLGKADGSLKP, from the exons ATGCCCGGGCCTGCGGCGCTGAGCGCGGCTGCGGCGGTGGCGGCGCTGGTGGCTGCCCTGCTCTTGCTGCGGCCTGAGGACGCGGGGCCAGGGTCTGGCTCCAG GATGGCAGAGACAGAGGCGCTGCCCAAGCTTCGGGAAGACTTCAGGATGCAGAATAAATCTGTCTTTATTCTGGGCGCCAGCGGGGAAACCGGCAGAGTACTCTTAAAAGAAATCCTGGAACAGagcctgttttccaaagtcacGCTCATTGGCCGGAGGAAGCTCACCTTCGACGAGGACGCTTATAAAAATGTG AATCAAGAAGTGGTGGATTTTGAAAAGTTGGAAGACTACGCCTCTGCCTTTGAAGGTCATGATGTTGGATTCTGTTGCCTGGGTACTACCAGAAGCAAAGCCGGAGCA GAGGGATTTGTTCGTGTCGATCGAGATTATGTCCTGAAGTCTGCAGAGCTGGCCAAAGCTGGAGGCTGCAAACATTTCAACTTGCTATCCTCCAAAGGAGCTGATAACTCGAGCAATTTTTTATACCTGCAAGTTAAG GGAGAAGTGGAAGCCAGGGTCGAAGAATTAAAATTTGATCGTTACTCCATATTTAGGCCTGG agtTCTACTGTGTGATAGGCAAGAATCTCGCCCAGGTGAATGGTTGGTTAGGAAATTCTTCGGCTCCTTACCAGAGTCTTGGGCCAGCAGGCACTCTGTGCCAGTGGTGACTGTGGTTAGAGCGATGCTGAACAATGCGGTGAGACCGGGTGACGGGACGACCGAGCTGCTGGATAACAAGGCCATCCACGACCTGGGCAAAGCTGATGGCTCTCTCAAGCCGTGA